A part of Perognathus longimembris pacificus isolate PPM17 chromosome 18, ASM2315922v1, whole genome shotgun sequence genomic DNA contains:
- the LOC125367084 gene encoding zinc finger protein 665-like codes for FEDVAMDFSWEEWQDLDIAQRTLYRDVMLETYSNLLSLGHCVSKPKLIIKLEESAETWMGEASGKNFQDVLEIDDLIKSCKKSPKEWPCKVEISKSNPVDERVRLVRTFHLSSKHMPELHRNSRKSLGLRTEASVAYQNMVVHLEPEEMHAGSRPGVSHVDEKSLSNMETFNQRSEIPSEQHYFTDGGEQTELTSKTIFFKNNCASVGENHYECNRYGKALKHMLRTILNAHHRIHTGGKPYECNQCEKSFTWKTQLSIHQITHTENPYKCKTCGRSFAQKSYLSYHERTHTGEKPYKCNTGGKSFASKSHLRLHERTHTGEKPYKCKTCGKSFAQNSYLSDHDKTHTGEKPYKCNTCGKSFTKKSHLSDHERTHIGEKPYKCNTCGKSFASKSHLRLHERTHTGEKPYKCKTCGRSFARKSYLSEHEKTHTGEKPYKCNTCGKSFASKSQLRLHERTHTGEKPYKCNTCGKSFTKKSHLSDHERTHIGEKPYKCNTCGKSFASKSHLRLHERTHTGEKPYKCKTCGRSFARKSYLSEHEKTHTGEKPYKCNTCGKSFASKSHLCLHERTHTGEKPYKCNTCGKSFASKSHLRLHERTHTGEKPYKCKTCGKSFAQKSYLSDHEKTHTGEKPYKCNTCGKSFASKSHLRLHERTHTGEKPYKCKTCGRSFAQKPYLSDHEKTHTGEKPYKCNTCGKSFTKKSHLSRHERTHTGEKPYKCKTCGRSFARKSYLSYHERTHTGEKPYKCNTCGKSFTKKSHLSDHERTHTGEKPYKCNTCGKSFTHKSNLILHERTHTGENPYKCNTCGKSFTKKSNVTVHERTHTREKPYKCNTCGKSFASKRERIVHERTHTGEKPYKCNTCGKSFTQKSHLSLHDRTHTGVKPYKCNTCGKYFASKSTLSVHETTHTVEKSYKCNTCGKSFARKTHLRVHERTHTGEKPYKCNTCGKSFTQKSHLSLHERTHTGVKPYKCNTCGKNFASKSTLSVHETTHTGEEFTPE; via the exons atgtcctggAAATTGATGACTTGATTAAGAGTTgcaagaaaagtccaaaagaatgGCCATGTAAAGTAGAAATCAGCAAAAGCAACCCTGTGGATGAAAGAGTGAGATTAGTGAGAACTTTTCATTTGAGCTCTAAACACATGCCAGAGCTGCATAGGAATAGTAGGAAATCCTTAGGACTGAGGACTGAGGCATCCGTTGCATATCAGAATATGGTTGTCCATTTggagcctgaagagatgcatgctggatccaggcctggtgtctctCATGTAGATGAAAAATCCCTTAGCAACATGGAGACTTTTAATCAACGTTCAGAAATTCCCAGTGAGCAGCATTATTTCACAGATGGTGGAGAACAGACGGAATTAACCTCAAAgaccatattctttaaaaataattgtgcttcTGTGGGAGAAAATCATTATGAATGCAACAGATATGGAAAGGCCCTCAAACACAT GTTGAGGACAATTTTAAATGCACATCATagaatccacacaggtgggaaaccatatgaatgtaacCAATGTGAGAAGTCCTTCACCTGGAAAACTCAACTCAGTATTCATCAGATAACTCATAC AGAGAATccttataaatgtaagacatgtggAAGGTCTTTTGCCCAGAAGTCATACCTAAGttatcatgagagaacacatacaggagagaaaccttataaatgtaacacaggtggaaagtcttttgcctcgAAATCACACCTAcgtcttcatgagagaacacatacaggagagaaaccttataaatgtaagacatgtggaaagtcttttgcccagaatTCATACCTAAGTGATCATGAtaaaacacatacaggagagaaaccttataaatgtaacacatgtggaaagtcttttaccaagaAATCACACCTAAGtgatcatgagagaacacatattggagagaaaccttataaatgtaacacatgtggaaagtcttttgcctcgAAATCACACCTAcgtcttcatgagagaacacatacaggagagaaaccttataaatgtaagacatgtggAAGGTCTTTTGCCCGGAAGTCATACCTAAGTGAACATGAAAAAACACATACAGGAgaaaaaccttataaatgtaacacatgtggaaagtcttttgcctcgAAATCACAACTAcgtcttcatgagagaacacatacaggagagaaaccttataaatgtaacacatgtggaaagtcttttaccaagaAATCACACCTAAGtgatcatgagagaacacatattggagagaaaccttataaatgtaacacatgtggaaagtcttttgcctcgAAATCACACCTAcgtcttcatgagagaacacatacaggagagaaaccttataaatgtaagacatgtggAAGGTCTTTTGCCCGGAAGTCATACCTAAGTGAACatgaaaaaacacacacaggagaaaaaccttataaatgtaacacatgtggaaagtcttttgcctcgAAATCACACCTAtgtcttcatgagagaacacatacaggagagaaaccttataaatgtaacacatgtggaaagtcttttgcctcgAAATCACACCTAcgtcttcatgagagaacacatacaggagagaaaccttataaatgtaagacatgtggaaagtcttttgcccagaagTCATACCTAAGTGATCatgagaaaacacatacaggagagaaaccttataaatgtaacacatgtggaaagtcttttgcctcgAAATCACACCTAcgtcttcatgagagaacacatacaggagagaaaccttataaatgtaagacatgtggAAGGTCTTTTGCCCAGAAGCCATACCTAAGTGATCatgagaaaacacatacaggagagaaaccttataaatgtaacacatgtggaaagtcttttaccaagaAATCACACCTAAGTcgtcatgagagaacacatactggagagaaaccttataaatgtaagacatgtggAAGGTCTTTTGCCCGGAAGTCATACCTAAGttatcatgagagaacacatacaggagagaaaccttataaatgtaacacatgtggaaagtcttttaccaagaAATCACACCTAAGtgatcatgagagaacacatacaggagagaaaccttataaatgtaacacatgtggaaagtcttttacccacaAATCAAACCTAattcttcatgagagaacacatacaggagagaatccttataaatgtaacacatgtggaaagtcttttaccaagaAATCAAATGttactgttcatgagagaacacatacacgagagaaaccttataaatgtaacacatgtggaaagtcttttgcctcaAAAAGAGAGCGtattgttcatgagagaacacatacaggagagaaaccttataaatgtaacacatgtggaaagtcttttacccagaaatcacacctaagtcttcatgatagaacacatacaggagtgaaaccttataaatgtaacacatgtggaaagtatttTGCCTCAAAATCAACGCTTAGTGTTCATGAGACAACACATACAGTAGAGaaatcttataaatgtaacacatgtggaaagtcttttgccaggAAAACACACCttcgtgttcatgagagaactcatacaggagagaaaccttataaatgtaacacatgtggaaagtcttttacccagaaatcacacctaagtcttcatgagagaacacatacaggagtgaaaccttataaatgtaacacatgtggaaagaatTTTGCCTCAAAATCAACGCTTAGTGTTCATGAGACAACACATACAGGAGAAGAATTTACCCCTGAGTga